Genomic window (Aquila chrysaetos chrysaetos chromosome 22, bAquChr1.4, whole genome shotgun sequence):
GGGAAACGAATGCATTAAGCAACCTGCCTTCACACTCCCGCAACCGCCCCCCTCTCTTGTACATACCTGACACCGTTCTAGTAAAGGCACTTGGTGAAACTCCTGCCTGCGTCTTGCCTACAAGCCCAGACCCCAGGCAGCGGGCTGGACCCCCGGAGAGGACAGCGCTGGGCTCTGCTCTAGCCACGCCAGCCCCAGGCCCAGTGTGAGGTGGGAGTAAATTCTTTAATGATAGTTACATCTCAGAAAGGGTCTAACAGCAGCTGATTGTCAGACTTGtacagtttgtttaaaaatataaaatctaagGAGGCTCCTATCTGTTCTGGTGCAGCCAGCgcctgcctgtgcctggccCCTCACACGTACTGCTTCTTCTTGGTGGCTGCCTTGCTCGCCAAGTCCTTGGCTTTCTCCGTGGCAGCCAGAGCCGTCTCCTTGGCTTTCTCGGTCGCTTCCTTAGCTGTCTCCACCAGTGTTTTGGATGGAGCTTCTCCTGTAACATGTAAGTTGTTAAGCCAGCCCCAGCGGGCCCCCgccctgccctggcacaggAGTGCCAGCTGATGCAAGCTAGACCAGCCCCATCGCCTAGGCACAGAGGCGACTTCCGCATGTGGTGGGGAAGATGAGCCTGGTGCTCCTGACCTGCGTGCGTCAGGGCACGTCGCGAAGGGGAACTGCAGGCACGTGACTGCTGCCGCGTTacatcccctcctgcctgcactccGCCCCTGCCCGGCCTTCTAagtgctgcctggctgctccgcTCAGGAAGAGCGGGCTGTGCCAAGACATGGGGGCAAAGGCAAAGGACAAGGATTTCACAGTCAGATTAGTTCAAGCCATGACCTGCCCCTGGACTGAAGTGTTCCCAGTGTGGCCTGTAACTCTAAGAGACCTGTCCCGgtcagccccagcctgccctcGGGTGCTCACCTTGCATTCTTGCTAGCACGTATTCAAATCCCTTAGTGCTCTTGGTCACGTTGCTTTTGAACCTGGCCAGACCAAACTCCTGCAAGGGAAAAGTCAGTGAAGGTgcaagcccagctccctggTCAGACACAGCCCCTGGGGCTTTGACCCAGCTTGACCAGTCCCAAACATCTGGTGAGGTCGTGACCACCAGCAGTGATGGTTCTGGGCACCCCAAGAGTTCATGAGAATTGGGGGAACGAGGGGCAAGGGTGGAAAAACCAGCACAGGGAAGGGGTagagcagggaggagcagcagctttAAAGCCTCTCCAAAGGAGGGTATGCAGCGCTGCTCGAGCAGTTGGCAGCACTCACCTGGACGGCCCGCGAGACACCAAACAGGCTGGATGAGACCCAGGCTTCCCGCTTGACCTCGGTCCAGTTGCTGTTCTCCGGGTTCACCTGGTACACGCAGCGCTCCTCCACCACCTGTGTGAGGCACAACGTGGCTGCAGACGCTGACCGGCACCTGCCAGCCGGCTGCGTGCCCGCCCGCGGGCACCTACCATGAGACGCACGTGGTTGATGTTCCA
Coding sequences:
- the PRELID1 gene encoding PRELI domain-containing protein 1, mitochondrial; its protein translation is MGKYCASLGVLKGPWDQVFAAFWQRYPNPYSKHVLTEDIVHREVTADHKLLSRRLLTKTNRMPRWAERFFPANVAHSVYILEDSIVDPKNRTMTTFTWNINHVRLMVVEERCVYQVNPENSNWTEVKREAWVSSSLFGVSRAVQEFGLARFKSNVTKSTKGFEYVLARMQGEAPSKTLVETAKEATEKAKETALAATEKAKDLASKAATKKKQYV